The following proteins are encoded in a genomic region of Ctenopharyngodon idella isolate HZGC_01 chromosome 12, HZGC01, whole genome shotgun sequence:
- the tmem94 gene encoding transmembrane protein 94 isoform X1: MELQDKKQEEEATPLGLSTAQALCTLRDQLSNLLGQHQKFSPRRSTIQELWAKSFLHHDNRHSCFHWPGAVLTLVVVVGLLCCHGSQPEGSQGIELVNAGALFLLLLLNLFLIRRQQRLRTSEMVRRLKSIISQLNDYLERSAGHPIRWAPSLYPDLYTPTSPSWSLHWTFRDERLVNLPVSLLVEGDVIALRPGQEAFASLRGIKDDEHIVLEPGDLFPPFSPPPSPRVNERRGPHSPQQYRLFRVVRTPILDSVRNSLDLALSRPITALDNERFTVQSIIAKFACPAVLVAFFSINTIRYFFDTPGLTPGPFNFLQLQMMGVLPILPLLFPVMWVLVNAYGEARVLAESSHNSPTGLLAKFSEDTLSSYTEVVSSQEILRCVWRHLVSVLKGESQTLCYTSSLLHSLGSVTVLCCVDKQGILSWPNPSPETVLFFSGRVEPPHDSQDDLRDDLSVNSLCRTEGEEERDEPQEGEALLCLPAFEPSLHMAEQEPSETSHDTARSSDTQRQRRGPQTTRSKHPSGSNVSFSHDTEGGDDIAQPCGVGDDLCEAEDFVCDYHLEMLSLSQDQQNPVSILFDDSGWQNHLPSLKPLGLNILLNLCNVTVTQQLCRFSDHLSNLALQECHGAVLPVHVPWGLCELSRLIGFTPGARELFKHENHLALYQLPSGEKAKESAPRRLHHFTKRQPPISHLISLFVRDSTTNNVQMLSHGSADLILEACTDFWDGADIYPLSGSDRKKVLDFYQRACLSGYCSAFAYKPMQVALSEQLNGKCVELAPGPTLFSGVELPSTTPIKHGSRRNSWSSDEGIGEGLEKEDCVQALSGQIFMGMVSSQFQARLDTVRLIENLVGACIRFVYFSMEDELRSKVFAEKMGLETGWNCHISLTPNGDGHYDGAPSSPSQAGSLHDDLLQDSRDDAEGPLLPEDQSDLASFQPTDSDVPSFLEDCNRAKLPRGIHQVRPHLKNIDNVPLLVPLFTDCTPETMCEMMKIMQENREVTCCLGSSANFRNSCLFLQSNISISLDPLYPSRCSWETFGYAAGCGLNKDCDELSPLGLSAQLNSLACSVSFHQGESVSMVKLIEQARHTTYGIRKCFLFLLQCQLTLVIIQFLACLLQLPPPMNITDILWLSCFCYPLLSVSFLGKPPDSSVMTVATGKNLDSIPRKTQQYFLGWFLLKFGLTMLAYLVGFGFSLQEVCSIAANLTKIDNSTITCSHILTSSSKDAPQWFGELSNGLLLIQKIMAGFLALHTVVISLSYVHRSSPLWRMNPFSNTWWCLTVPVVLLGQVVQAVIDYHLWQDRSTEVVFTLQHIPLLVWLLVSLSIVLVVLINEAVKLHEIRVRVRYQKRQKLQFETKLGMNSPF, from the exons ATGGAGCTACAGGATAAGAAACAG GAGGAGGAGGCGACTCCACTGGGACTGTCCACGGCTCAGGCTCTGTGCACCCTACGGGACCAGCTGTCCAACTTACTGGGGCAACACCAGAAATTCAGCCCGCGAAGATCCACCATACAG GAGCTGTGGGCCAAGAGCTTCCTTCATCATGACAACCGGCATTCGTGCTTCCATTGGCCAGGAGCTGTTCTCACTCTGGTTGTGGTAGTTGGGCTGTTGTGTTGTCATGGCAGCCAGCCGGAGGGCAG TCAAGGCATAGAGCTGGTGAACGCGGGTGCGCTCTTCCTCCTGCTGCTGCTGAACCTCTTCCTCATCAGACGGCAGCAGAGGTTACGGACCAGCGAGATGGTGCGGAGGCTCAAGTCCATCATCTCACAGCTGAACG ATTATTTGGAGAGAAGTGCAGGACATCCAATCAGATGGGCCCCCTCTCTGTACCCTGACCTCTACACTCCCACCTCCCCTTCCTGGTCACTGCATTGGACATTCAGAGACGAGCGACTGGTCAATCTACCCGTCAGTCTACTGGTGGAAGGTGATGTCATCGCTCTTAGGCCAGGCCAGGAAGCCTTTGCATCTCTCAGAGGCATCAAG GACGACGAACACATCGTGCTGGAACCAGGAGACCTTTTTCCACCATTTTCCCCTCCTCCCTCCCCACGCGTGAATGAGCGGAGGGGCCCCCACAGTCCTCAGCAGTACCGCCTCTTCAGGGTGGTGCGCACACCTATACTCGACAGTGTCAG GAACAGTCTTGACCTGGCTCTCTCCCGTCCAATCACAGCCCTTGATAACGAACGGTTCACAGTGCAGTCCATTATTGCCAAATTTGCCTGTCCTGCTGTATTG gTGGCCTTTTTCTCTATTAACACGATCCGGTACTTCTTTGACACTCCTGGTCTCACCCCTGGACCCTTCAACTTCCTTCAGTTGCAG ATGATGGGTGTATTGCCCATTTTACCTCTTCTGTTTCCTGTCATGTGGGTTCTGGTCAATGCGTATGGAGAGGCCCGTGTGTTAGCCGAGTCCAGCCATAACTCTCCCACTGGCCTG CTTGCTAAGTTCTCTGAGGACACTCTAAGCAGCTACACGGAAGTGGTGTCCTCCCAG GAGATACTACGCTGTGTGTGGAGACACCTGGTCAGTGTGCTGAAAGgagagtcccagaccctctgtTATACCTCCAGTCTGCTGCACTCGTTGGGTTCCGTCACT GTGCTGTGCTGTGTGGATAAGCAGGGCATTCTGTCCTGGCCCAACCCCAGTCCCGAGACTGTGCTGTTCTTCAGCGGACGAGTAGAGCCTCCTCATGATAGCCAGGATGACCTCAGAGACGACCTGTCAGTCAACTCCCTCTGCAGGACAGAGGGCGAGGAGGAACGAGATGAG cCTCAGGAAGGTGAAGCACTGCTGTGTTTACCAGCATTTGAACCCTCCCTTCACATGGCCGAGCAGGAACCCAGTGAGACGTCACATGACACCGCCCGTTCCTCGGACACTCAACGCCAGCGACGAGGACCCCAAACCACCCGTTCCAAACACCCATCGGGCTCCAACGTCAGTTTCAGCCATGACACAGAGGGTGGAGATGACATTGCTCAG CCATGCGGTGTGGGTGATGATCTGTGTGAAGCAGAAGATTTTGTGTGTGACTATCATCTGGAGATGTTGAGTTTGTCCCAGGATCAGCAGAATCCCGTCAGCATCCTGTTTGATGACTCTGGTTGGCAGAATCACCTGCCCTCTTTGAAGCCCCTTGGACTGAACATCCTGTTGAACCTGTGTAATGTTACCGTCACCCAGCAGCTCTGCCGATTCTCAGATCACCTGTCCAACCTGGCGCTGCAGGAATGCCACGGGGCAGTTCTACCCGTTCACGTTCCCTGGGGCCTCTGCGAACTATCTCGCCTTATAG GTTTCACTCCGGGAGCGAGGGAACTGTTTAAGCATGAGAATCATCTGGCTCTGTACCAGCTCCCTTCAGGAGAGAAGGCCAAAGAATCTGCCCCTCGACGACTACATCACTTCACTAAACGCCAGCCTCCCATCAGTCACCTCATCAGTCTGTTTGTTAGGGACAGCACTACCA ATAATGTACAGATGCTCTCCCACGGCTCGGCCGACCTCATCTTGGAAGCCTGCACGGATTTCTGGGATGGAGCGGACATATATCCGCTGTCTGGCTCTGATAG GAAAAAGGTTCTAGATTTCTACCAACGTGCCTGTCTGTCAGGATATTGTTCTGCATTTGCCTATAAGCCTATGCAGGTGGCATTGTCTGAGCAGCTCAATGGAAAGTGTGTGGAGCTGGCTCCAGGCCCCACACTATTTTCTGGGGTGGAGCTTCCCAGTACCACCCCCATCAAACACGGCAGCCGCAGGAACAGCTGGAGCTCTGATG AGGGTATTGGAGAAGGTTTGGAGAAGGAGGACTGTGTTCAAGCTCTGAGTGGCCAAATCTTCATGGGAATGGTGTCATCCCAGTTCCAGGCCCGACTGGACACTGTTCGGCTCATCGAGAACCTGGTGGGAGCCTGTATCCGCTTTGTGTACTTCTCCATGGAGGATGAGCTGCGCAGCAAA GTGTTCGCAGAGAAGATGGGATTGGAGACGGGCTGGAACTGTCACATCTCTCTGACCCCAAACGGAGATGGTCACTACGATGGTGCGCCGTCCAGCCCTAGCCAAGCAGGATCCCTACATGACGACCTTCTGCAGG ATTCTCGTGATGATGCAGAGGGCCCACTACTGCCTGAGGACCAATCAGATCTTGCCAGCTTCCAGCCTACTGATAGTGATGTGCCCAGTTTCTTAGAAGACTGCAACAGA GCCAAACTGCCTCGTGGCATCCATCAGGTTCGTCCTCATTTGAAGAACATAGACAATGTGCCTCTACTGGTGCCCCTGTTCACAGACTGCACCCCTGAAA CAATGTGTGAAATGATGAAGATCATGCAGGAGAACAGAGAGGTGACGTGCTGTTTGGGGAGCTCTGCTAACTTCCGTAACAGCTGTCTTTTCCTGCAGAGCAACATCAG TATCTCCCTGGATCCACTGTACCCGTCCCGGTGCTCGTGGGAAACATTTGGATACGCTGCAGGCTGCGGGCTGAATAAAGACTGTGATGAGCTGTCTCCACTGGGGCTCAGTGCTCAACTCAACAGCCTTGCCTGCTCCGTGTCCTTCCATCAGGGCGAGAGTGTCAGCATGGTCAAACTCATAGAGCAG GCGAGACACACTACATACGGCATTCGCAAGTGCTTCCTCTTCCTACTGCAGTGTCAACTGACACTGGTCATCATTCAG TTCCTGGCCTGCCTTCTTCAGCTGCCTCCTCCCATGAACATCACAGACATACTGTGGCTTTCCTGCTTCTGTTACCCTCTGTTAAG CGTGTCATTCCTGGGAAAACCTCCTGACAGTTCGGTGATGACAGTCGCTACTGGAAAGAATCTGGACTCCATACCACGCAAG ACCCAGCAGTACTTCCTGGGCTGGTTCCTGTTGAAGTTTGGTCTGACGATGTTGGCCTACTTAGTCGGCTTTGGGTTTTCTCTACAGGAAGTGTGTTCTATAGCAGCTAACCTCACAAAAATTGATAACAGCACCATCACCTGCTCCCACATACTCACAtccag cTCCAAGGATGCCCCGCAGTGGTTTGGTGAATTGTCAAATGGGCTGCTTCTAATTCAGAAGATCATGGCAGGGTTTCTAGCTTTGCACACAG TGGTCATCTCTCTGAGTTATGTGCACCGGTCTTCACCCCTGTGGAGGATGAACCCGTTCAGTAACACATGGTGGTGTCTTACAGTGCCTGTGGT GTTGTTGGGACAGGTGGTGCAGGCTGTGATAGATTATCATTTGTGGCAGGACAGGAGTACAGAAGTGGTCTTCACTCTACAGCACATTCCTCTGTTGGTCTGGCTGTTAGTCTCTCTGTCCATCGTACTTGTGGTGCTAATCAATGAAGCAGTAAAACTGCATGAAATCAG GGTACGAGTGCGTTACCAGAAGAGGCAGAAGCTTCAGTTTGAGACTAAGCTGGGAATGAACTCTCCCTTCTGA
- the tmem94 gene encoding transmembrane protein 94 isoform X2 has translation MELQDKKQEEEATPLGLSTAQALCTLRDQLSNLLGQHQKFSPRRSTIQELWAKSFLHHDNRHSCFHWPGAVLTLVVVVGLLCCHGSQPEGSQGIELVNAGALFLLLLLNLFLIRRQQRLRTSEMVRRLKSIISQLNDYLERSAGHPIRWAPSLYPDLYTPTSPSWSLHWTFRDERLVNLPVSLLVEGDVIALRPGQEAFASLRGIKDDEHIVLEPGDLFPPFSPPPSPRVNERRGPHSPQQYRLFRVVRTPILDSVRNSLDLALSRPITALDNERFTVQSIIAKFACPAVLVAFFSINTIRYFFDTPGLTPGPFNFLQLQMMGVLPILPLLFPVMWVLVNAYGEARVLAESSHNSPTGLEILRCVWRHLVSVLKGESQTLCYTSSLLHSLGSVTVLCCVDKQGILSWPNPSPETVLFFSGRVEPPHDSQDDLRDDLSVNSLCRTEGEEERDEPQEGEALLCLPAFEPSLHMAEQEPSETSHDTARSSDTQRQRRGPQTTRSKHPSGSNVSFSHDTEGGDDIAQPCGVGDDLCEAEDFVCDYHLEMLSLSQDQQNPVSILFDDSGWQNHLPSLKPLGLNILLNLCNVTVTQQLCRFSDHLSNLALQECHGAVLPVHVPWGLCELSRLIGFTPGARELFKHENHLALYQLPSGEKAKESAPRRLHHFTKRQPPISHLISLFVRDSTTNNVQMLSHGSADLILEACTDFWDGADIYPLSGSDRKKVLDFYQRACLSGYCSAFAYKPMQVALSEQLNGKCVELAPGPTLFSGVELPSTTPIKHGSRRNSWSSDEGIGEGLEKEDCVQALSGQIFMGMVSSQFQARLDTVRLIENLVGACIRFVYFSMEDELRSKVFAEKMGLETGWNCHISLTPNGDGHYDGAPSSPSQAGSLHDDLLQDSRDDAEGPLLPEDQSDLASFQPTDSDVPSFLEDCNRAKLPRGIHQVRPHLKNIDNVPLLVPLFTDCTPETMCEMMKIMQENREVTCCLGSSANFRNSCLFLQSNISISLDPLYPSRCSWETFGYAAGCGLNKDCDELSPLGLSAQLNSLACSVSFHQGESVSMVKLIEQARHTTYGIRKCFLFLLQCQLTLVIIQFLACLLQLPPPMNITDILWLSCFCYPLLSVSFLGKPPDSSVMTVATGKNLDSIPRKTQQYFLGWFLLKFGLTMLAYLVGFGFSLQEVCSIAANLTKIDNSTITCSHILTSSSKDAPQWFGELSNGLLLIQKIMAGFLALHTVVISLSYVHRSSPLWRMNPFSNTWWCLTVPVVLLGQVVQAVIDYHLWQDRSTEVVFTLQHIPLLVWLLVSLSIVLVVLINEAVKLHEIRVRVRYQKRQKLQFETKLGMNSPF, from the exons ATGGAGCTACAGGATAAGAAACAG GAGGAGGAGGCGACTCCACTGGGACTGTCCACGGCTCAGGCTCTGTGCACCCTACGGGACCAGCTGTCCAACTTACTGGGGCAACACCAGAAATTCAGCCCGCGAAGATCCACCATACAG GAGCTGTGGGCCAAGAGCTTCCTTCATCATGACAACCGGCATTCGTGCTTCCATTGGCCAGGAGCTGTTCTCACTCTGGTTGTGGTAGTTGGGCTGTTGTGTTGTCATGGCAGCCAGCCGGAGGGCAG TCAAGGCATAGAGCTGGTGAACGCGGGTGCGCTCTTCCTCCTGCTGCTGCTGAACCTCTTCCTCATCAGACGGCAGCAGAGGTTACGGACCAGCGAGATGGTGCGGAGGCTCAAGTCCATCATCTCACAGCTGAACG ATTATTTGGAGAGAAGTGCAGGACATCCAATCAGATGGGCCCCCTCTCTGTACCCTGACCTCTACACTCCCACCTCCCCTTCCTGGTCACTGCATTGGACATTCAGAGACGAGCGACTGGTCAATCTACCCGTCAGTCTACTGGTGGAAGGTGATGTCATCGCTCTTAGGCCAGGCCAGGAAGCCTTTGCATCTCTCAGAGGCATCAAG GACGACGAACACATCGTGCTGGAACCAGGAGACCTTTTTCCACCATTTTCCCCTCCTCCCTCCCCACGCGTGAATGAGCGGAGGGGCCCCCACAGTCCTCAGCAGTACCGCCTCTTCAGGGTGGTGCGCACACCTATACTCGACAGTGTCAG GAACAGTCTTGACCTGGCTCTCTCCCGTCCAATCACAGCCCTTGATAACGAACGGTTCACAGTGCAGTCCATTATTGCCAAATTTGCCTGTCCTGCTGTATTG gTGGCCTTTTTCTCTATTAACACGATCCGGTACTTCTTTGACACTCCTGGTCTCACCCCTGGACCCTTCAACTTCCTTCAGTTGCAG ATGATGGGTGTATTGCCCATTTTACCTCTTCTGTTTCCTGTCATGTGGGTTCTGGTCAATGCGTATGGAGAGGCCCGTGTGTTAGCCGAGTCCAGCCATAACTCTCCCACTGGCCTG GAGATACTACGCTGTGTGTGGAGACACCTGGTCAGTGTGCTGAAAGgagagtcccagaccctctgtTATACCTCCAGTCTGCTGCACTCGTTGGGTTCCGTCACT GTGCTGTGCTGTGTGGATAAGCAGGGCATTCTGTCCTGGCCCAACCCCAGTCCCGAGACTGTGCTGTTCTTCAGCGGACGAGTAGAGCCTCCTCATGATAGCCAGGATGACCTCAGAGACGACCTGTCAGTCAACTCCCTCTGCAGGACAGAGGGCGAGGAGGAACGAGATGAG cCTCAGGAAGGTGAAGCACTGCTGTGTTTACCAGCATTTGAACCCTCCCTTCACATGGCCGAGCAGGAACCCAGTGAGACGTCACATGACACCGCCCGTTCCTCGGACACTCAACGCCAGCGACGAGGACCCCAAACCACCCGTTCCAAACACCCATCGGGCTCCAACGTCAGTTTCAGCCATGACACAGAGGGTGGAGATGACATTGCTCAG CCATGCGGTGTGGGTGATGATCTGTGTGAAGCAGAAGATTTTGTGTGTGACTATCATCTGGAGATGTTGAGTTTGTCCCAGGATCAGCAGAATCCCGTCAGCATCCTGTTTGATGACTCTGGTTGGCAGAATCACCTGCCCTCTTTGAAGCCCCTTGGACTGAACATCCTGTTGAACCTGTGTAATGTTACCGTCACCCAGCAGCTCTGCCGATTCTCAGATCACCTGTCCAACCTGGCGCTGCAGGAATGCCACGGGGCAGTTCTACCCGTTCACGTTCCCTGGGGCCTCTGCGAACTATCTCGCCTTATAG GTTTCACTCCGGGAGCGAGGGAACTGTTTAAGCATGAGAATCATCTGGCTCTGTACCAGCTCCCTTCAGGAGAGAAGGCCAAAGAATCTGCCCCTCGACGACTACATCACTTCACTAAACGCCAGCCTCCCATCAGTCACCTCATCAGTCTGTTTGTTAGGGACAGCACTACCA ATAATGTACAGATGCTCTCCCACGGCTCGGCCGACCTCATCTTGGAAGCCTGCACGGATTTCTGGGATGGAGCGGACATATATCCGCTGTCTGGCTCTGATAG GAAAAAGGTTCTAGATTTCTACCAACGTGCCTGTCTGTCAGGATATTGTTCTGCATTTGCCTATAAGCCTATGCAGGTGGCATTGTCTGAGCAGCTCAATGGAAAGTGTGTGGAGCTGGCTCCAGGCCCCACACTATTTTCTGGGGTGGAGCTTCCCAGTACCACCCCCATCAAACACGGCAGCCGCAGGAACAGCTGGAGCTCTGATG AGGGTATTGGAGAAGGTTTGGAGAAGGAGGACTGTGTTCAAGCTCTGAGTGGCCAAATCTTCATGGGAATGGTGTCATCCCAGTTCCAGGCCCGACTGGACACTGTTCGGCTCATCGAGAACCTGGTGGGAGCCTGTATCCGCTTTGTGTACTTCTCCATGGAGGATGAGCTGCGCAGCAAA GTGTTCGCAGAGAAGATGGGATTGGAGACGGGCTGGAACTGTCACATCTCTCTGACCCCAAACGGAGATGGTCACTACGATGGTGCGCCGTCCAGCCCTAGCCAAGCAGGATCCCTACATGACGACCTTCTGCAGG ATTCTCGTGATGATGCAGAGGGCCCACTACTGCCTGAGGACCAATCAGATCTTGCCAGCTTCCAGCCTACTGATAGTGATGTGCCCAGTTTCTTAGAAGACTGCAACAGA GCCAAACTGCCTCGTGGCATCCATCAGGTTCGTCCTCATTTGAAGAACATAGACAATGTGCCTCTACTGGTGCCCCTGTTCACAGACTGCACCCCTGAAA CAATGTGTGAAATGATGAAGATCATGCAGGAGAACAGAGAGGTGACGTGCTGTTTGGGGAGCTCTGCTAACTTCCGTAACAGCTGTCTTTTCCTGCAGAGCAACATCAG TATCTCCCTGGATCCACTGTACCCGTCCCGGTGCTCGTGGGAAACATTTGGATACGCTGCAGGCTGCGGGCTGAATAAAGACTGTGATGAGCTGTCTCCACTGGGGCTCAGTGCTCAACTCAACAGCCTTGCCTGCTCCGTGTCCTTCCATCAGGGCGAGAGTGTCAGCATGGTCAAACTCATAGAGCAG GCGAGACACACTACATACGGCATTCGCAAGTGCTTCCTCTTCCTACTGCAGTGTCAACTGACACTGGTCATCATTCAG TTCCTGGCCTGCCTTCTTCAGCTGCCTCCTCCCATGAACATCACAGACATACTGTGGCTTTCCTGCTTCTGTTACCCTCTGTTAAG CGTGTCATTCCTGGGAAAACCTCCTGACAGTTCGGTGATGACAGTCGCTACTGGAAAGAATCTGGACTCCATACCACGCAAG ACCCAGCAGTACTTCCTGGGCTGGTTCCTGTTGAAGTTTGGTCTGACGATGTTGGCCTACTTAGTCGGCTTTGGGTTTTCTCTACAGGAAGTGTGTTCTATAGCAGCTAACCTCACAAAAATTGATAACAGCACCATCACCTGCTCCCACATACTCACAtccag cTCCAAGGATGCCCCGCAGTGGTTTGGTGAATTGTCAAATGGGCTGCTTCTAATTCAGAAGATCATGGCAGGGTTTCTAGCTTTGCACACAG TGGTCATCTCTCTGAGTTATGTGCACCGGTCTTCACCCCTGTGGAGGATGAACCCGTTCAGTAACACATGGTGGTGTCTTACAGTGCCTGTGGT GTTGTTGGGACAGGTGGTGCAGGCTGTGATAGATTATCATTTGTGGCAGGACAGGAGTACAGAAGTGGTCTTCACTCTACAGCACATTCCTCTGTTGGTCTGGCTGTTAGTCTCTCTGTCCATCGTACTTGTGGTGCTAATCAATGAAGCAGTAAAACTGCATGAAATCAG GGTACGAGTGCGTTACCAGAAGAGGCAGAAGCTTCAGTTTGAGACTAAGCTGGGAATGAACTCTCCCTTCTGA